The DNA region CACTTGTCCAGTGAATGCGACAGCTCCAATCCCGAATCGATGTCCACCTGGAAGCCCTGGTAGCGCGCGGCCTTTACCAGCGGATCGAAATTGGTGGGCGGCGGCCGAGGATGGCGACGCAGAACTGCGCACTCGGAGAACTCCGTCGCAATATGCTCGGCCACTGTGATGTTGGCCAGCAACATGAACTCCTCCACCATGGAATTGGTCTCGCGCATCTGCTTCACCTCCACCTCGAGTGGTTCGTGTGTCTCACTGTCCACTTGGAAGCGGATCTCGGGCGAGGCCAGTACAAGAGCTCTGTAAATTGTGAGTTGCATTAGCTTTTGATTgcgataaataaaaataaacttacCCGCTATCCATGCGTCGCTTTTTCAGTATTTTGGCCAAACGGTTGAGGTTTCTCAGGGACTTGGCTATTTCATTCTGTTGCGTGGCATCGTCGATGATAACCTGCGCTTCCTCGTAGGTCATGGCACTCTTCGATTTGATGACACTCTTGTGGAAGCGTTTGCCTAACACATTTGCCTCGTTGTCCACTTCCCACACGCAAGAGAAGGCGAATCGCTCCACGCCGCCAACCAGTGAGCAGAGATTTGAGCTGAGTAGCTCGGGTACCATATCGATTCGCTTGCCCACCAGATATACGGTGGTTCCTCTGGCCGCTGCCTCCTTGTCCAATGCGTTTCCAGGCCGAATAAAGTGGCTAACGTCAGCGATGTGAACTCCCACTTCCAGGTTGCCGTTGGGCAGTTCCCTGCAGTGCAAAGCATCATCGATATCCGTGCAGCCCGGGGGATCCACGGAGCAAATGTACAGATCTCTTAGATCCACTCGCTTGGCGTAGTCCTCCTCGGTAATTGCCCAGGGCATTTGCGGCAAGAAGCTGAGTACTTCGTCCGAGAACTTGCAGTGCGGTACGTCGTGCTCCAGCAGGATGACCTCGTTCTCGGTGGCCATGTCTCCGAGCGGACCCAGGGAGCGCACAAAGTGTCCATGTGGGTAGCGCGAGTTCCGCGGCCATGTGTCAATCGTCACGATGATGCGCTGATTTTGCAGTTTAGCCGCCTGTCGTGTTTCGATGCGTATGCGAGGAATCTTTCGGTCGGCGGGCACAAAGATGTGCCGAGTGGTATCCTCAATTAAACTGGGCTGCAGGATGCCACAATACTGGCGCCACTTGCGTCGCACAATACCGACAATTCGCCCTGTGGGCGTGCGCTCTGCAGATGAGGCAGCGGCGCGCACCTGCTTCAACATGTCCTTTTCATCCTCGGCCCTTTCCTCGCTGGGCACTTCGTCCGCATAGACATTCTTTTCCTCTAGCACAATTTCACTGGGCGCCGACCACTCCACCTCGGGCAACAGCTCCACGGCCACCAGGTCGCCATCCACTGCCCGATTCAGGGATTCTCGGCCTTGGATGAGGATCTATTAAACGGGGAAAGGCGGTTTTGTGAATCGTACGTCAATGATGGTATTTTATCAATTGAACTTACACCCTTTTCGAATTTCTCTACACTGACGCTGCCCTCCAAGTAGTTCTCCCTGGATGCCTGAAAAGCGCCCTGCAGTAGCTTATTTTGACGCAGTCCTTCCAGCAGCTCTTTCATGCTGAGATGCGGCGGGTACTGGGGCAGACCCTTCTTCTCGTTCTCAAATGTCTTGTGCGACAGCTTGTCCATCAAAAGAGGGAAATCCTCGAGAGATTTAACGTACTCTGCGGCTGAGGTCACCAGAATACCTTCTGCCTCGGCCTTGGCGCGATTTCCAGCATCATCTGTGAGCAGGATAACCCGCGTAGCAGCTCTGCCGCTTCGCTCAAACTCTTTAGTGGATTGCGAGGACTGCAGGTGGTCATCGTACCACTTGGTGGCCAGGCGAATGGCCCGATCGTTGCGATCATTGGCGGTCTCATCTGGTTCGCGATCAGCATAGGTGTCCCTGGAAGAGACACGATTACAACATAGTCTTCTATTGAAAACCTGAGCAACCTACTTGTGGTGCTCGTTGACGAACACATAGAAGTTCCTGGTGCGGTCGTGGACGATCTCATTGAACCGCTTGTAAATGGAGGAGCTCTTGTGCTTCACCTCGTTGAGCACGGTGGTCAGAACGACTACGTTGCGCAGCACATCCTCCTCCAGCACATCGATCTGGTCCAGAACCACATTCGTATCCAAAACGAGGTAGTGCGGGAACTTGAAGAGGGTGCTCTGATTCGCGTGCTGCGCGGTCAGCTGGTAGACCTCGTTTTGGAAGCACTCCCGGCACAGCTCGGAGCCGCAGCCGATGTCGTCGCGCAGATAGTGCTCCCGCACGATCTTCAGGATATTGCCGCGCTTGGTTTTACGCGTAAATTCGCGTAAAGTTTGCATTTTGTTGAGCCGCGTTCGAATTGTTGCACATCCACATGTGTGCCGGAATGGGGAGGGCCGTGCACGATGCGACTGCGGTATTAGGGCCTGTTCACACTGCAGCATGGTTTGAGTCTGTGGTCAACTGCAGATTCCACCATATCTTAGGGTCAAAATTAGTACCATTTGTGCAACTGATTTTCTATATCGGCGCTTAGCACGTGTAGAACGCACGTTGCtcaaattttgttatttaaaacGCTAAATTACACAGCTCACCGATGGTGCCGAACGAGAAAAGCTTCCCCCGAGGCGGGACACTCCACACCGAGGCCAAGGCCGCCGACATCAGTTCGAATATCGTGAGTATGCCCCGTGAAATCTCCAAGATCGCTGTACATACTTTGCGGTCCCACAGGTTTTTGGTGCCTCACAAAAGAAGGTGAAAAAGGCACCGAAGGTGAAAGACAATTTCCTGAGCGAGGAAACCGAGGAACAAAATGGCCAACTGGAGGCCTTCTCCGCGGAAACGCTCAATATGGACACGCTGCAGGAGGACATGCTGGTCATGGGAGTGGTCAAGGAGACGACAGCCACCGCGCTGCAGATCTCCTTGCCTGGCCGGATGTTCGCGCGCACCATGGTGGCGGATATATCAGAGTCCTACACGCGCGTGGCCAAGGCGGCCATGGGCGGCGACACCAGCGAGTACCACGACCTAAGCGAGCTGTTCCAGGTGGGCCGCATCGTCTACGGCAAGGCCATCAAAACAGAGAAACTGGGCACAGGTCGGATTAGCTTGCTACTCTCCCTCAAGCCGGCCGATGTGCACGGTAGCCTGCATCACAAGAGCATTAAGAAGGGATTCATCTTCTCTGGTGCTGTGGCGGAGATCCAGGAACACGGCTATGTTATCGAGTCGGGAGTACAAGGACTGCAGGCGTTCGTGCCGTGCGAGGAGCCAGCACAGAAGCTGCACGTGGGGCAGCTGGCATTCCTGAAAGTCAAAAGCGTTCATCACGACACCCACCAAAGCACCTGCACCTGTGTCCAGGTGGAGCAGGACCAGCTGCGCATCAAGAGCCAAAACGAGACGAATCTCGACTACATTCTGCCAGGCAGCATTGTGAAGTTTAAGGTGGCCAAGCACCTAAAGGACGGCCTCAAAGGCAGCATCATGAACGAATCCTTTAGTGCGTACATCAACGAGCATCACCTGACTAACGCTTTGGATACTTTGGATGCCTACGAGCTGAATGAGGATTACAATGCCCGAGTGCTCTACGTGATGCCCCTAACAAAACTGGTGTACTTAACTCTTAATCTAGATATCAAAACTGGAGTGGCAGCAGAAAAAGATCAGGATGATGAGGAACAAGAGGAGGAGCCCCTCAAGGTGGGTTCCGTGGTGGAGAAGGCCAAGGTCCTGCGCCTGGGCAGCGGTGGAGTGGTGCTGCTGCTTAACAAGAAACTTAAGGGCATTATCTCCTACGGTTCCATCAGGGGCAACTTTAAGGGGAACTATGACAAGGACGAAGTGTTATCCAAATACGGAAGAAAAACCAAGCATAAGGTTCGCATCCTAGGATACGATATCATCGAGTCCTTGTACTACTGCTCCGATGATCCCAACGTGGTCAGCGAAAAGCTGTACTGCCTGGAGGACATTAATGCCGGTGACCTGGTCACAGCGAAGATCTTCAAGAAGGACGACAAGATCAAGGGCTGGTCGGTGAGGATCGGCAAGGTCAACGGAATACTGGAACAGTTCTATCTGGCACCCAATGTCCGCTACGATGTGGGTCAGTCGTTGAAGTGCCGCGTCCTGGAAGTGAATGCCGAACGCAAGATCTGCTACGTGAGCAATCGTAGCGAGTATTTGGGCAAGGGAATAAAACTTCTGACTGATTATGCATCCGCTCACGTTGGAAACGTCTATGTGGGCACTGTGGTGCGATGTGAGGACAACTATGTACTCGTCAAGTTTGGCAATGGCATCAAAGGAGTCTTGCACCGGCAGAATCTAAAGGAAAAGAACTCCTTCTTCGAGGGACAAACAACCAAATTCCGCATTCTGACGCGTAACAAGGACCAAATCACTTTGACTCTGCCGGAGGACAAGTTCCAGCTGGGTGAGATCTGTCCCGTTGAGATAACCAATGCCTTAGATGCTGGACTGGAAGTTAAAATCACCTACGCCGCCGACGATGACGAAGAGGATGAGGACGGGAATCCCAAGCTGGAGGAGTTCATGGGCCTAATACCACTGCGATTGCTGTCGGATCACCTGGAGCTGCTGCACGCCCAAATGCGTGTTCATCCCGCGGGCTCCTACACTGAAGCGGCCTGCATTATGCAGAACATCTTCAGCTTACGAGATGTCCCCTACTTCAGTGGCCAGGTCACCAAGGACTGGCAATCGGTTCAAGTGGGAGACATAATACGCTCCTATGTGAAGCACGCCACCGAGCAGGTGGTGGACCTAATGGTGTGTGTCCGCAACTACAACAAGCCGGTCAAGGTTCACGTTAAGATGCTTCGTCTGAATGCCGTCAAGAATGCGCCCGTGGAGCTAGTTCCGGAGCAGCTACTTTTGGTGAAGGTACTCAGCAAGGAGGTGGAAACTAAGACGCTAACAGTGTCAGCCAAGCTTACGGATGTCTGGAGTGGGGATCTTAGTGATACTGCAAAACTGGTCGAAGGGTAAGTTCAAAACATGATCTTAATGAGTTCATTAATTAGATTTCCTCTGATTTTCATTACAGCTATTTGAATGAAGTGGCGCAAATAAAGACAGCCCTGGAGGAAGCCTCTGCTCCAATCGCAAAATACTCCGTTGGTGAGAAAATCAACGTGGTCTTTAAGGGCATCGATGCGACCTCCCATGACTGGGTATACACAGTGGAGGGCAATGCCAAGGTGTCCGCCCTGCTGCTCTCCAGTTTGGCCGGCACTGCCAAAGCTCCTGAGACGGGTAGCAAGCACGAGGCAGTTATTTTGTGGATCGACTACTCCAGCGACGTGCTACTCATCAGCAATAAGAAGCTGGACATTGCGCATATTTCACCAAGTGGCGAACTATCTACGAATCTGATCGGCAAGGCTGGCATGAAGGCCAAGGTGCTGCTGAAACTGGAGTCCGTAGCAGTGTGCTCGCTGAAGAAGGGCACAAACCCGTTGGTCATCTGTCCGATTCGGTTGCACGCCAACGATTTGGAGAACTCTGGAAGTGCCGAGCTGCGTCAAGGAGATTTCTGCAATATAGCCTTCATCCATGACAAGCTCCACATCGCAGTGCCAGAGACTGTTTGGCGCCTCTGGAGAGGAGTGAAGAGAACGGCGGACACAGAGGCTGCTCCTGTGAAAGCCAAGAAGGCAAAGGTAGAGGAGTCACCCAAACAGAAAAGGGCGACAATTGAGGAGACTTCAGCAAAGAAGAAAGACAAAGCGGAAGTTAATGCGGAACctaaaacaaaagttaaagCGGAAACTAAACCGGAAGTTAAACCGGAAACTAAATCGAAAGTTAAAGCAGAAACTAAAACGGAAGCTAAAGCCACACCCACCAAGCGAAAGGCAGAAGTGGTAGAAACAATTACCAATGGTCAAAAGAAGACGCAACCTCTGACCAATGGCGTTGTGAAAGAGAAACCCAAGCAGAATGGCAAGCTCTTCTTCGAGGATAAGACTCCAGCCAAGAATGCCAAGTCCGAGACACCAAAAACCAATGGAGAAGAAGGCAAGTCGCGTTTGCCCGGTGTGTCTAGTTTCTGGGAGGAGGATGTGAATCAATCCAAGGAAGCTTCCAGCGATGAAGACGAGGAGCTGAATGAGGcggaaacacaaaaaaatgcaGCCAAGAAGAAACGGCTCAGCGCCAAGGAGAAGGCCAAGGCGGAGGTCAAGGAAGAGCAGCGACTGCGCGAGATCGAGGAGCGTAATGCCGATCCCAAGGCACGTCTGGAGACAATCGACCAGTACGAGCGACTTGTGATTGCCCAGCCAAACAACAGCATATCCTGGCTGAAGTACATTGCCTTCCTTTTGTCCAACACGGAGATTGAAAAGGCTCGCGACTTGGCTCGAAGAGCGATATCGACGATATCCTTCCGGGAGACACAGGAACTGAGGAACATGTGGAGCGCTCTGCTGAACATGGAACTCGTCTACAGCAACAACTTCGATGATGTGCTCAAGGAAGCCCTCAACTGCAATGATCCTTTGGAGATCTACATTAGCGTTGTAGACATCCTAAAGAGGAACAAGAAAAAGGACCGACTATCCACCGTACTGACCACAATCCTCAACAAGTATAAGACGGAGCTCAGGGTGTGGCCCGTGGCCGCCGAGGCGTACTTCTGGCTGGGCAAGTCCGACCAAGTGCACAATCTGCTCCAGCGCGCATTGCGGGGTTTGCCAAATCAAGAGCGTAGGTTTCATTTACTTCAGTTAAAATGTAACTGGTTTTAATGTTTACTAATCATTGCAGACATACCCTGCATTGTGTCCTTTGCCAAGCTGTATGCGAAGCACGATAACAATGACATGGCGCAGACGCTGCTCGACGATGTAGTAACTTCCTATCCCAAGCGAATCGACATCTGGTCGGTATATGTGGACATGCTAATCAAGGCGGGTCTAATCGATTCCGCGAGGTGAGTTTCATAGATTCCAAAAAATAAAGTGCAAGGATGTGTAATTTACTGACCGATTTCATTTCAGAAACGTTTTGGAACGTGCCGTGTTGCAAAAACTGAAGCCAAACAAGATGCAAGTCATCTACAAGAAGTATCTGCAGCTGGAAGAGAACCACGGCACGGATGCGACAGTGGCCAAGGTCAAGCAGCAGGCCGAACAGTGGGTGAAGAACTACGCCAAGGCGGTCAAGTAGTTCCATCTTGACCCCGCATTCTAGATTGTAAATTAGGATTAATGAGAAAAGTTATATAAAGTGTTTTTTCATGATACTTTATtctaaaactattttaaatgaAGTGTGATTCCGAGTGCTacctttaaatatatatgtatgataGTACCTATATATTAtagaaatacatataaaaaacgTTGCTTTGGCCATGACCCCTACACATAGAATGTAGGGCTGATGCCAATATTCAACTTAAGACTTGAACAATAATTGAACATATTCTCTGCCACGGTGTATGATGGATATGGGTTAACACTTCACGTTCAGGGCTACGGATTTGACGGATTGGATGTGGGACAATGACCGTAGCGGTGACACTGACATTACAATGAGAAGTGACGTGATTTACTCTTACATATTAATcaataataagaaataagACGCTAGCAAATGTTACAATGGTTTGTTGATTTAGCaattagatttaatttatacataaaACAGTCTGCGGTCACTCCTTGAAGATACCGCGCGCCTTGGCAGACGGCTTGCGCACCCTGCCTCTGCTGCTCACGTTCACCCGCTGGTCATCCGAGTCCACCGAACTACCCTCCTCGTCTTCCTCCTGGTCCCGCTCGGTGGAGGCCTGTGATCGCTCCTGGGAGCTGGCATGGGCATCGCCGTTGCGCATTCGTTTTCTCCGATGGGAATAGCCAGCCGCCGCTTCTTCCTCCTCAGACTGCTCATTGTAGCGCGGCCTCTTTTGGTTACGCCCGGCGCGCTGGTTTCCACCCCGGTTGGCACGACGACTGCGCGGCACAACATagtcgtcatcgtcatcgttgTCGTTCGCTATGGAGTTATTCGATGGCGGGCGACGTGTGCGCCGCAGCGGACGCTCCTGAGTTGTAGCAGATGAGGAGGAGGTTTTCGCCTTGCGCCTCGGACGACCATTGCTGGGCGAGACGTAGCTGGTCAGTGGCTGATTGTCTTCCGAGTCGGAGTCTTCATCCTCATCTTCGTAGCTCTGCGAGCTAGAGCCTCCATCAGTGCCCTCATCGGAGGCAGCTGCATCCTCTTCCTCGTGATCCTCGTCGTGCGAATTTGCCTGGCTAGCGCGTCCACGCAGACGTCTTGTGACCACGTTGCTTGTATTGTTGCTATTCGTGGTAGAGGTGGGTCGCCGGTGATTGGCTATGGCTGAGAGCAGACGCGAGTTTTCTAGCACATCCAAACTGGTATCTAACTCATCGGCGTTTCGTTGGTGGCGCGAAAGAATGCGACGCGGTGCCCTCGATGAGTTCACGTTGCCTAGGTAGTTGTGATCGTGGGTGGAAACCGCTGGTTGCTGTTCCGCCCGTGATGCTGCGGCCGAGGACGTTGTTGAGGTGGCATGAGAACGGGTCATATGGGTATTCCGTTCTGGCGGCGAGGCTAATCGACGGCGCAGGCTCAACGGATGAGGAGCCGCTGCTGCGGTTGAGCTAGATTTTGCAGGTGATTGATAATTTTCTGCAGGAAAAATGAGTTAGCTACCGTTTTATTGAATCGAATTTAAACTTACTTTGCTGATTGTTGGCCAGCGGCTCGTTGTCActgtcgtcgtcatcgtcgtcacTCTGTGCTGGACGAACGACGGTGTTCCGGTTCGTGCGCAGCTGACGGGAAGGACCGGCAGCGGCCTGAGCCAAAGCAGCTCGACTGGTAGAGGGCACGTCGTCCTTTGTAGGTGTTGGCAGTATCTAAGGGTTAAGAAGGA from Drosophila santomea strain STO CAGO 1482 chromosome 3R, Prin_Dsan_1.1, whole genome shotgun sequence includes:
- the LOC120452234 gene encoding exosome complex exonuclease RRP44, producing MQTLREFTRKTKRGNILKIVREHYLRDDIGCGSELCRECFQNEVYQLTAQHANQSTLFKFPHYLVLDTNVVLDQIDVLEEDVLRNVVVLTTVLNEVKHKSSSIYKRFNEIVHDRTRNFYVFVNEHHKDTYADREPDETANDRNDRAIRLATKWYDDHLQSSQSTKEFERSGRAATRVILLTDDAGNRAKAEAEGILVTSAAEYVKSLEDFPLLMDKLSHKTFENEKKGLPQYPPHLSMKELLEGLRQNKLLQGAFQASRENYLEGSVSVEKFEKGILIQGRESLNRAVDGDLVAVELLPEVEWSAPSEIVLEEKNVYADEVPSEERAEDEKDMLKQVRAAASSAERTPTGRIVGIVRRKWRQYCGILQPSLIEDTTRHIFVPADRKIPRIRIETRQAAKLQNQRIIVTIDTWPRNSRYPHGHFVRSLGPLGDMATENEVILLEHDVPHCKFSDEVLSFLPQMPWAITEEDYAKRVDLRDLYICSVDPPGCTDIDDALHCRELPNGNLEVGVHIADVSHFIRPGNALDKEAAARGTTVYLVGKRIDMVPELLSSNLCSLVGGVERFAFSCVWEVDNEANVLGKRFHKSVIKSKSAMTYEEAQVIIDDATQQNEIAKSLRNLNRLAKILKKRRMDSGALVLASPEIRFQVDSETHEPLEVEVKQMRETNSMVEEFMLLANITVAEHIATEFSECAVLRRHPRPPPTNFDPLVKAARYQGFQVDIDSGLELSHSLDKCVKADNPYFNTMIRILTTRCMMQAVYFISGSLQKEEFFHYGLAAPIYTHFTSPIRRYSDIMVHRLLAASIGADSTYAQLLERKSNEELCHNLNYRHKMAQYAGRASVALNTHLFFRGKEEDEEGYVLFVRKNALQVLIPKYGLEGTLYLKSDKDGKDGLERTKSEIVFTFNEEDYTQRCGDVVFHSFDPVTVRLSLDSSNVQHEKLIFRLVKPYIKGFSVETATDGSDGQVVAAPPPSKKTKKDKKKK
- the LOC120452233 gene encoding protein RRP5 homolog encodes the protein MVPNEKSFPRGGTLHTEAKAADISSNIVFGASQKKVKKAPKVKDNFLSEETEEQNGQLEAFSAETLNMDTLQEDMLVMGVVKETTATALQISLPGRMFARTMVADISESYTRVAKAAMGGDTSEYHDLSELFQVGRIVYGKAIKTEKLGTGRISLLLSLKPADVHGSLHHKSIKKGFIFSGAVAEIQEHGYVIESGVQGLQAFVPCEEPAQKLHVGQLAFLKVKSVHHDTHQSTCTCVQVEQDQLRIKSQNETNLDYILPGSIVKFKVAKHLKDGLKGSIMNESFSAYINEHHLTNALDTLDAYELNEDYNARVLYVMPLTKLVYLTLNLDIKTGVAAEKDQDDEEQEEEPLKVGSVVEKAKVLRLGSGGVVLLLNKKLKGIISYGSIRGNFKGNYDKDEVLSKYGRKTKHKVRILGYDIIESLYYCSDDPNVVSEKLYCLEDINAGDLVTAKIFKKDDKIKGWSVRIGKVNGILEQFYLAPNVRYDVGQSLKCRVLEVNAERKICYVSNRSEYLGKGIKLLTDYASAHVGNVYVGTVVRCEDNYVLVKFGNGIKGVLHRQNLKEKNSFFEGQTTKFRILTRNKDQITLTLPEDKFQLGEICPVEITNALDAGLEVKITYAADDDEEDEDGNPKLEEFMGLIPLRLLSDHLELLHAQMRVHPAGSYTEAACIMQNIFSLRDVPYFSGQVTKDWQSVQVGDIIRSYVKHATEQVVDLMVCVRNYNKPVKVHVKMLRLNAVKNAPVELVPEQLLLVKVLSKEVETKTLTVSAKLTDVWSGDLSDTAKLVEGYLNEVAQIKTALEEASAPIAKYSVGEKINVVFKGIDATSHDWVYTVEGNAKVSALLLSSLAGTAKAPETGSKHEAVILWIDYSSDVLLISNKKLDIAHISPSGELSTNLIGKAGMKAKVLLKLESVAVCSLKKGTNPLVICPIRLHANDLENSGSAELRQGDFCNIAFIHDKLHIAVPETVWRLWRGVKRTADTEAAPVKAKKAKVEESPKQKRATIEETSAKKKDKAEVNAEPKTKVKAETKPEVKPETKSKVKAETKTEAKATPTKRKAEVVETITNGQKKTQPLTNGVVKEKPKQNGKLFFEDKTPAKNAKSETPKTNGEEGKSRLPGVSSFWEEDVNQSKEASSDEDEELNEAETQKNAAKKKRLSAKEKAKAEVKEEQRLREIEERNADPKARLETIDQYERLVIAQPNNSISWLKYIAFLLSNTEIEKARDLARRAISTISFRETQELRNMWSALLNMELVYSNNFDDVLKEALNCNDPLEIYISVVDILKRNKKKDRLSTVLTTILNKYKTELRVWPVAAEAYFWLGKSDQVHNLLQRALRGLPNQEHIPCIVSFAKLYAKHDNNDMAQTLLDDVVTSYPKRIDIWSVYVDMLIKAGLIDSARNVLERAVLQKLKPNKMQVIYKKYLQLEENHGTDATVAKVKQQAEQWVKNYAKAVK